The following DNA comes from Gordonia zhaorongruii.
GTGTACCGCTTCGCGAGCTGGCGCTGGTCGGTCTCACCGCGGCCGGGATCACCTACCTGATGACGTCGCTCGTGCGGATGCTCGCCGTTCGCACGGGTGCAGTCGCGGTGCCGCGTGAGCGCGACGTCCACGTGATCCCGACTCCGCGGCTCGGTGGCGTCGGCATGTACGTCGGAGTGGTCTGCGCGATCGGTCTGGCTGCGCAGCTACCCGCGCTGAACAGGGGATTCGCCTACACAAACGACATGATCGCGGTCCTCGCCGCGGGTCTGGTGATCGTGCTGGTCGGCGTGATCGACGACCGGTGGGGGCTCGATGCGCTCACGAAGTTCGTCGGCCAGCTCACCGCGGCGGGCGTCCTCGTGATCATGGGCGTGAGCTGGTACCTGGTGTACGTGCCGTTCGCCGACATCGGGACGGTTGTCCTCGACCCGCTGCAGGCCGGACTGCTGACGGTCGCGATCACCGTGACGACGATCAACGCGATGAACTTCGTGGACGGGCTCGACGGACTCGCGGCCGGGCTCGGGCTCATCGCCGCCGCGGCCATCTGCCTCTTCTCGCTGGGGCTCCTCAACGACCAGGGCGGCGACGTGAGCTATTACCCGCCCGCGCTGATCGCGACCGTCCTCGCAGGTGCGTGCCTCGGCTTCCTGCCGCACA
Coding sequences within:
- a CDS encoding glycosyltransferase family 4 protein; amino-acid sequence: MTLLALEVSDGATGVPLRELALVGLTAAGITYLMTSLVRMLAVRTGAVAVPRERDVHVIPTPRLGGVGMYVGVVCAIGLAAQLPALNRGFAYTNDMIAVLAAGLVIVLVGVIDDRWGLDALTKFVGQLTAAGVLVIMGVSWYLVYVPFADIGTVVLDPLQAGLLTVAITVTTINAMNFVDGLDGLAAGLGLIAAAAICLFSLGLLNDQGGDVSYYPPALIATVLAGACLGFLPHNFSPARIFMGDSGAMLIGLMLATASTSASGRVARSAYGPADMFTLLSPLILVAAVMFIPLLDMVMAVIRRTRAGVGFYTPDKMHLHHRLLQIGHSQRRVALVIYLWVGLLAFGVAASTLISPAIVVPVFAVGVVVALIATFAPRLRRRFAR